In Saccharomycodes ludwigii strain NBRC 1722 chromosome III, whole genome shotgun sequence, one DNA window encodes the following:
- the SAS2 gene encoding histone acetyltransferase (similar to Saccharomyces cerevisiae YMR127C | SAS2 | Something About Silencing): protein MNEKDNKLYGLLDFNNIRTVQFGLNYNFQTWYGCSVYFNENSTQQLGYTYYNEIYDSNVHDKFIKEIVECDNDENKVSDNSSNPTKKIQQDNIKTSKNSEQKTTLNEKKQHWLDTLYVCDYCFKYTANRNELLHHMSVCYYKDRLPGKIKYLSPEYTIRRIRGFKHTLFCQCLCIFTKLFLDNKSMFFMVDNYEFFVVYETDGNRPLGFFSKDFLSPEKNNLACILIFPPYQRRGLGSLLIEFSYKISDYEGLISGPEKPLSPFGLIAYCKYWSKRICYEFIDNDFQENATTTLEDISRHTRLKTEDITLALEYMGCLRYSDDEQNGKRTYEIVTKNLMSSIKTHNLKHKRVYVLDEYLLLDI from the coding sequence atgaatgaaaaggataataaattatatggATTGTtggattttaataatataagaACAGTTCAATTTGGTTTAAACTATAATTTTCAAACATGGTACGGATGTAGTGTATACTTTAATGAAAACAGTACTCAACAACTAGGTTACACTTACTATAATGAAATTTACGACTCGAATGTTCATgacaaatttattaaagaaatagTAGAAtgtgataatgatgaaaataaagtttcTGACAATAGTTCGAACccaacaaagaaaatacaACAAGACAACATTAAAACATCTAAAAATAGTGAGCAAAAAACTACATTgaacgaaaaaaaacagcatTGGCTTGATACCCTTTATGTTTGTGATTATTGCTTCAAATATACAGCCAATAGAAACGAGTTATTACATCATATGTCAGTCTGCTATTATAAGGACCGTTTACcgggaaaaataaaatatttatcacCGGAATACACTATAAGACGTATAAGAGGGTTTAAACACACTCTTTTCTGCCAATGCTTATGtatatttacaaaattatttttggataATAAATCCATGTTTTTCATGGTTGATAATTATGAATTCTTTGTCGTTTATGAAACAGATGGGAATAGACCATTGggatttttttcaaaagattttctttctccggagaaaaacaatttggCGTGCATTTTGATATTCCCTCCCTATCAGAGAAGAGGATTGGGCTCATTGTTGATAGAGTTTTCCTACAAAATATCTGATTATGAAGGACTCATCTCAGGACCAGAAAAACCACTAAGTCCATTTGGTCTAATAGCCTATTGCAAATATTGGAGTAAAAGGATTTGCTATGAATTTATAGATAACGACTTTCAAGAGAATGCCACAACAACTTTAGAGGATATATCAAGACATACAAGGCTCAAAACTGAAGATATAACTCTTGCCCTGGAATATATGGGGTGTTTAAGGTATTCTGATGATGAGCAAAATGGCAAAAGAACATATGAAATAGTTACGAAAAATTTGATGAGCTCGATTAAAACGCATAATTTGAAACATAAACGTGTATATGTTTTAGACGAGTACTTGCTGTTGGATATTTAA